From the Corticium candelabrum chromosome 2, ooCorCand1.1, whole genome shotgun sequence genome, one window contains:
- the LOC134176157 gene encoding serine/threonine-protein kinase 11-interacting protein-like, producing the protein MSVSHNELELLDFQQLSQMSLVKLDVSFNTLKLLSSSKQNINSIKELDLSNNRINKLIGCENLVNLVYLNVKNNLLTHANELNCLSNLTHLSDLVVAGNPFARGMLRRASVFARLHLVARQLTLDGYKMSRRDELKIRRHTSVSPPHHLISNTSSSSRPHHSCSLSVPTSCATHNIQQPTASVKPSSQTVENRQTKRSLAALTLLEKTEMNGRDVITDL; encoded by the exons ATGAGTGTGAGTCACAATGAGTTGGAACTGTTAGATTTCCAGCAGTTGAGTCAAATGTCGTTGGTCAAACTAGACGTCTCATTTAATACTCTCAAGCTGCTGTCTTCCAGTAAGCAG AACATAAATTCAATAAAAGAACTTGATCTTAGCAACAACAGAATTAACAAGCtaatag GCTGTGAGAATCTTGTTAATCTCGTTTATCTCAATGTGAAGAATAATCTTCTCACTCATGCGAATGAACTGaattgtttgtcaaatctCACTCATTTGTCAGACTTGGTGGTTGCAG gaaATCCGTTTGCGAGGGGAATGTTGCGTAGGGCAAGTGTGTTTGCTAGATTGCATCTTGTTGCTAGACAG TTAACTTTAGACGGCTACAAGATGTCACGAAGAGACGAGTTGAAAATCCGACGTCACACatctgtctctcctccacatcatctcatctcaaacacatcatcatcatccagaCCCCATCACTCTTGCTCGTTATCCGTCCCGACTTCGTGTGCAACACACAACATTCAACAACCAACAGCGAGTGTCAAACCATCGTCTCAAACGgttgaaaacagacagacgaaacgATCACTAGCTGCTCTGACTTTACTAGAGAAGACGGAAATGAATGGACGTGACGTCATAACGGATTTATGA
- the LOC134176158 gene encoding uncharacterized protein LOC134176158 isoform X2, whose translation MCVHVVLDSSRAVPKRFGTPQSPKPSASPVMSSALATKTTDSTRSSGTRGTQSRSSAGVASRGSGSITTLRSGNSSPHMPLTTTKSKEKTSSHIPSSSLVPVALKGSFSKKDHSTTSNGRPHIALSSTNETDRETDRETAVASAASTKD comes from the exons atgtgtgtgcatgtggttcTTGATAG TTCGAGGGCAGTACCGAAGCGTTTTGGCACTCCACAGTCTCCAAAGCCGTCTGCCTCTCCTGTCATGTCATCGGCACTTGCTACgaagacaacagacagcacaagGTCTTCAG GTACGAGAGGCACTCAGTCTCGTTCTAGTGCTGGAGTGGCTTCCAGAGGATCAGGGAGTATTACGACGTTGCGTTCTGGAAACAGCTCACCTCATATGCCGCTCACGACCACAAAGAGCAAAGAAAAGACTTCGTCACATATACCGTCTTCTTCACTAGTACCTGTTGCTTTGAAAGG GTCTTTTTCGAAGAAGGATCACTCGACAACATCCAATGGTCGGCCGCACATCGCTTTATCATCTACCAA tgagacagacagagagacagacagagagacagctGTGGCGTCGGCGGCTAGTACAAAGGACTAG
- the LOC134176158 gene encoding uncharacterized protein LOC134176158 isoform X1 produces MCVHVVLDSSRAVPKRFGTPQSPKPSASPVMSSALATKTTDSTRSSGAGTRGTQSRSSAGVASRGSGSITTLRSGNSSPHMPLTTTKSKEKTSSHIPSSSLVPVALKGSFSKKDHSTTSNGRPHIALSSTNETDRETDRETAVASAASTKD; encoded by the exons atgtgtgtgcatgtggttcTTGATAG TTCGAGGGCAGTACCGAAGCGTTTTGGCACTCCACAGTCTCCAAAGCCGTCTGCCTCTCCTGTCATGTCATCGGCACTTGCTACgaagacaacagacagcacaagGTCTTCAGGTGCAG GTACGAGAGGCACTCAGTCTCGTTCTAGTGCTGGAGTGGCTTCCAGAGGATCAGGGAGTATTACGACGTTGCGTTCTGGAAACAGCTCACCTCATATGCCGCTCACGACCACAAAGAGCAAAGAAAAGACTTCGTCACATATACCGTCTTCTTCACTAGTACCTGTTGCTTTGAAAGG GTCTTTTTCGAAGAAGGATCACTCGACAACATCCAATGGTCGGCCGCACATCGCTTTATCATCTACCAA tgagacagacagagagacagacagagagacagctGTGGCGTCGGCGGCTAGTACAAAGGACTAG
- the LOC134176158 gene encoding uncharacterized protein LOC134176158 isoform X3 produces the protein MCVHVVLDSSRAVPKRFGTPQSPKPSASPVMSSALATKTTDSTRSSGAGTRGTQSRSSAGVASRGSGSITTLRSGNSSPHMPLTTTKSKEKTSSHIPSSSLVPVALKGSFSKKDHSTTSNGRPHIALSSTNDIT, from the exons atgtgtgtgcatgtggttcTTGATAG TTCGAGGGCAGTACCGAAGCGTTTTGGCACTCCACAGTCTCCAAAGCCGTCTGCCTCTCCTGTCATGTCATCGGCACTTGCTACgaagacaacagacagcacaagGTCTTCAGGTGCAG GTACGAGAGGCACTCAGTCTCGTTCTAGTGCTGGAGTGGCTTCCAGAGGATCAGGGAGTATTACGACGTTGCGTTCTGGAAACAGCTCACCTCATATGCCGCTCACGACCACAAAGAGCAAAGAAAAGACTTCGTCACATATACCGTCTTCTTCACTAGTACCTGTTGCTTTGAAAGG GTCTTTTTCGAAGAAGGATCACTCGACAACATCCAATGGTCGGCCGCACATCGCTTTATCATCTACCAA TGATATAACATAA